Proteins co-encoded in one Armatimonadota bacterium genomic window:
- a CDS encoding glycosyltransferase family 4 protein: protein MRILMVNKFYHEAGGAERYMLSLSALLERAGHEVIPFAMQDTRNMPTPYARWFSPHVRVRGPLPLRERFWTAVRVVYSADAAKAVARLVRHVRPEVAHVHNIYHHLSPSVLVALKDLGVPVVHTMHDLKLICANYSLFTRGAICERCKGNRHFHAVVQRCCKGGLGASLVGAVEMYLHGALKTYARTVDAFVSPSRFLRDKLAEFGMDVRRVRHIPNFVDVDAFSPRYGPSDGYVVYVGRVTFDKGVGVLVQAMADLPQLMAYVVGDGDARGPLQEQCARKGIRNVRFLGPRPHRELPALVGGAAVVVLPSLLYDNCPLVVLEAFAMGKPVIGSRLGGIPELIADGDDGMLVAAGDPAALRDAIAWLMARPQTIEAMGRNGRAKVERLYGPDTHLQAIGAVYDEVRGVA from the coding sequence GTGCGCATCTTGATGGTCAACAAGTTCTACCACGAAGCCGGCGGCGCGGAACGATACATGCTGTCGCTGTCGGCGCTGTTGGAACGCGCAGGGCACGAGGTCATTCCGTTCGCCATGCAGGACACCCGCAACATGCCCACGCCCTATGCGCGGTGGTTCAGCCCACACGTACGGGTACGGGGACCGCTCCCCCTGCGGGAGCGGTTCTGGACCGCGGTGCGCGTTGTGTATTCGGCCGACGCAGCCAAGGCGGTGGCGAGGCTCGTCCGGCATGTACGACCTGAGGTGGCCCACGTCCACAACATCTACCATCACCTGTCGCCCTCCGTGTTGGTCGCGCTCAAGGATCTCGGCGTCCCAGTGGTCCACACGATGCACGACCTCAAGCTGATCTGCGCCAACTACAGTCTCTTCACGCGCGGTGCCATCTGCGAGCGGTGTAAGGGTAACCGACACTTCCACGCAGTGGTGCAGCGCTGTTGCAAAGGTGGGCTGGGCGCCAGCCTAGTGGGGGCGGTCGAGATGTATCTCCACGGGGCGCTCAAGACCTATGCCCGTACCGTTGATGCCTTCGTGAGTCCCAGCCGCTTCCTGCGGGACAAGCTCGCGGAGTTTGGCATGGACGTGCGTCGGGTGCGACACATTCCGAACTTCGTCGACGTGGACGCGTTCTCGCCCCGGTACGGCCCGAGCGATGGGTACGTGGTCTACGTGGGGCGCGTGACGTTCGACAAGGGCGTGGGTGTGCTGGTGCAGGCCATGGCCGACCTGCCGCAGCTGATGGCGTACGTGGTCGGTGATGGCGACGCCCGAGGACCGCTGCAGGAGCAGTGCGCCAGGAAAGGGATCCGCAATGTGCGCTTTCTGGGCCCGCGTCCCCATCGGGAGCTCCCCGCACTCGTGGGTGGCGCAGCGGTCGTGGTGCTGCCCTCCCTGCTGTATGACAACTGTCCGCTCGTGGTGCTCGAGGCATTCGCCATGGGCAAGCCGGTAATCGGCTCACGACTGGGTGGCATTCCCGAGCTGATCGCGGACGGGGATGACGGTATGCTCGTGGCTGCGGGTGACCCCGCAGCGTTGCGAGACGCCATCGCTTGGCTGATGGCGCGGCCGCAGACGATCGAGGCCATGGGACGGAACGGGCGTGCGAAAGTCGAGCGTCTCTATGGTCCGGATACCCATCTGCAGGCGATCGGCGCCGTCTACGACGAGGTTCGCGGCGTGGCATGA
- a CDS encoding sugar transferase has translation MTSRARPGWQRTAKRVLDVVVASLGLALVAPLVPVIAAAIKASSPGPVFYRWPVVGYDGRPLKAYKFRTMVVGADDLKPRLTHLNEASGPVFKAKNDPRVTPVGRVLRKFGLDEIPQLWSVLKGDMSLVGPRPVLTYEWEQFEPWQRRKLSVKPGIICLWHIRGQPRDFDRWVALDLEYIDNWSLWMDLKVLAAAPFYILAGRNY, from the coding sequence GTGACGTCACGCGCGCGTCCGGGCTGGCAGCGTACCGCCAAGCGCGTGCTCGACGTCGTGGTGGCGAGCCTGGGCTTGGCGCTGGTTGCGCCGCTGGTACCGGTCATCGCCGCGGCGATCAAGGCGAGTTCGCCCGGCCCCGTGTTCTACCGCTGGCCGGTGGTCGGGTACGACGGGCGGCCGCTCAAGGCCTACAAGTTTCGCACCATGGTGGTCGGCGCGGATGACCTCAAGCCTCGCCTGACACACCTCAACGAGGCCAGCGGCCCTGTATTCAAGGCGAAGAACGATCCGCGCGTGACGCCGGTGGGGCGAGTGCTGCGAAAGTTCGGACTGGACGAGATTCCTCAACTGTGGAGCGTCCTCAAAGGCGATATGAGCCTGGTGGGGCCGCGTCCGGTGCTGACGTACGAGTGGGAGCAGTTCGAGCCCTGGCAACGGCGCAAGCTCAGCGTCAAGCCCGGGATCATCTGCCTGTGGCACATCCGGGGGCAGCCACGAGACTTCGACCGGTGGGTCGCCTTGGACTTGGAGTACATCGACAACTGGTCGCTGTGGATGGACCTGAAGGTGCTGGCCGCTGCGCCGTTCTACATCCTGGCGGGCCGGAACTACTAG
- a CDS encoding glycosyltransferase — protein sequence MQRTLSYATHLGAFGWTPVVLTVQEGEHGFYDVSMLERVPDGLEIHRTPSIEPVRLVKRLLFGTIRGAWDYGARSGRPLVRSPRWVAWERWLFFPDRHLGWLPFALGRGLSICRRQSIDVVHSTSTAITSHLVAYLLTGILRIPWVADFQDPWADNPLPLFPSRAHARLARALEAAIIRRADRVTVTTEAHREFVCKMFPFLDARKFVAIPIGFDERVFDGVQPTRQGKFTIGHFGAFYGPRSPRTFLEALGESIRARPELAREAEVWFFGTFDALSLEAAERAIGRYGLKEVVRAFGVVPYREAIRAMASADVLLLVHARGLWGEKMITSKVFEYLGAGRPILALTPPGETARFLNVVGAGPVVDPDDVRAVRDAILDLHALWREGRLAGPAVRDVARARSWRRSAERFAGVLDEVCALAWRGERHAT from the coding sequence GTGCAGAGGACCCTGAGCTATGCCACGCACCTGGGCGCGTTCGGGTGGACGCCGGTGGTCTTGACGGTGCAGGAGGGCGAGCATGGGTTCTACGATGTCTCCATGCTCGAGCGGGTGCCGGACGGTCTCGAGATCCATAGGACACCTTCCATCGAACCCGTACGGCTGGTCAAGCGCCTCTTGTTTGGGACGATCCGCGGGGCGTGGGACTACGGGGCCCGCTCGGGACGTCCTCTGGTGCGAAGTCCCCGGTGGGTGGCGTGGGAGCGATGGCTCTTCTTCCCGGATCGGCATCTGGGATGGTTGCCGTTCGCGCTCGGCCGCGGGCTGTCGATCTGTCGACGGCAATCCATCGATGTGGTGCACTCGACGTCGACGGCGATTACCAGTCACCTGGTGGCGTACCTGCTCACCGGGATCCTGAGGATTCCCTGGGTAGCGGACTTTCAGGACCCGTGGGCGGACAATCCCCTGCCGCTCTTTCCGTCCCGGGCGCATGCGCGCTTGGCCCGCGCTCTGGAGGCAGCCATCATCCGCAGGGCGGACCGTGTGACAGTCACGACGGAAGCGCACCGCGAGTTCGTGTGCAAGATGTTCCCCTTCCTTGATGCGAGGAAGTTCGTGGCCATTCCGATCGGGTTCGACGAGCGGGTCTTCGATGGCGTACAGCCGACCAGACAGGGGAAGTTCACGATTGGCCATTTCGGCGCGTTCTACGGGCCGCGGTCGCCGCGCACGTTCCTCGAGGCGCTGGGGGAGAGCATTCGCGCGCGCCCGGAGCTGGCGCGCGAGGCAGAGGTCTGGTTTTTCGGCACCTTCGACGCGTTGTCGTTGGAGGCTGCAGAGCGAGCGATCGGCCGCTACGGGTTGAAAGAGGTCGTGCGGGCTTTCGGCGTGGTTCCGTACCGCGAGGCCATCCGGGCGATGGCCAGCGCCGACGTCCTGTTGCTTGTGCACGCGCGGGGGCTCTGGGGCGAGAAGATGATCACCAGCAAGGTCTTCGAGTACCTCGGCGCTGGACGGCCGATCCTTGCGCTGACCCCGCCAGGGGAGACAGCCAGGTTCCTCAACGTTGTGGGGGCGGGACCCGTCGTCGACCCTGACGACGTGAGGGCGGTTCGGGACGCGATCCTGGATCTGCACGCCCTGTGGAGGGAAGGACGCCTCGCGGGCCCCGCGGTACGCGACGTGGCCCGTGCGCGTTCATGGAGGAGGAGCGCGGAACGCTTTGCCGGTGTCCTTGATGAGGTGTGCGCGCTGGCGTGGCGGGGAGAGCGTCACGCGACGTAG